Within Primulina tabacum isolate GXHZ01 chromosome 5, ASM2559414v2, whole genome shotgun sequence, the genomic segment GTGTGGCAAAAAGATCGTAGGGAGTGGATAACTGTGAGGAGATTGTCGAGGCTTTTGACTCGGCCACCGTGTCGACTTGTGGCTGTTGGTAAGAAGATGTTTGTTATCGGGAAGGGACTGAGTACGGTGATGTTTGATGTTCAAGATATTTATCATGCGGATCGTGTTTTGTTGAGTTCTTCTGTTCCAGGTTTGATATCCGTGAATGACGTTATAAGCTGCAAATCTCTTGCTATTTGAGTTTCTGTTGTACATATAATATTCAATTTTACATTTACAAGTTGCAACACATTGTGCAAAATTGTATTCATTTGAGTCTACCGATAGTACCTAGTTTGTATGAGTTGGGGTAATTCTCGTTCTTTGAAATAACCTAGTTTACTTGGCGCTTTGGATGGAATGattttaactttaaaacatTTCATGGATGATATTGAGATTAAAAATTTCTGatattacataaaaaatatCCAAACAAATAGCAAGTGCAGgttactaaaattttaaaataaattacgaGTACTCGGTTTTGTCCGCTTCTCAAATCTCAAACTGAAAAAATTCCTGGTGTGTTTACTTTTCTAAGCTTGTTGcctctgatcaaaatcaataaatacaTACCGACCACTTTACATCTTTATGCAGTTTAGAAAACATGTTCATATCCTTGCACCCGAAAAGTTCATCCAATACAGATAAAAACACACTGCTCGAGCATTAAGCACAACATATTGTTTACAGATAAGATGATGGATACcaagaaaaagaaataaatgTGTAACCCTAGTTCAACTATTCCTTTTCCTTTTAAAGGCCGGATGGATGACGTCATTGGACGACTCCAATTTATCGATCCTCGCCATATATTCTTTCATCCTCTGCACGACAATTTGCATTTTAGAGGCATTAGTTGAAATCTTTTGCTTAAGAAGCTGTATCTTCTCTTCTTCCTCCTGATCCTCTCTGACTAACAAGGCCATGCTCCCTGACTCGACAGGTCTCGCCACACCTGCAGCGATGGGGAAAAGGCTCCACATTAAAGAAAAAGACATCTAATGTTAAGCAGACCAAACGAAGATATGGAACACATGCAATTCATATAACATTATTCAGAAGATCAATATTAGCAAACAAGCAAGTTTACATGACATTCAAAAAGAGGCCCCAGAAAGGAGAACAAGCAAGTATACAACCATGAAGGGACACACTTTGTTGGGGCCAGGGAATCAGCTTATGGAAAGTCTACTCAGAATTTTCAGTTTCTACGCTAAAAAATGCAATCTTGGTTGCCAGACACCAAAATGAAAATGAATCGTTGTTCAAGTGTCAAGACTCCTTCTCGGAAGACTAAATGCTGGTACTATCAACATCTAACAAATTTCTTAAACTAATGGAGAAGCAAAAATGGGAATTTGCAGTCTCCTTCTCAGAAGACTTACATTTTGTGCTTACATAGACCATCAAGGGCCCCTAAAATTAGTATATCACATCGCCGAGGAGCAAGTGTACATACGCTTATTTCTTCCAAGTAGAACACCACTTGTGACATGGTTCCTCAATCCGCATGCAAGAATATTTGTGTATGACATGCAACTGAATAGTGGATCATGGGACCTATTCCAAATTCTCAGTCATGAAATGGAAAATATTCCTACAAATAACCCTGGAAAATAAAAACTAGAGAAGGGGAAAAAAGAAAGTTAAGGTGTTCAAGACATTGCAGAAAAATTAAACAGTTCCCATCTTATTGCTTTCACAGAGCAAATCCCATTCCCGCAATAAAACATACAGAGAAGGTAAACCCTAACAGCGAGCTAACACTCGGATCCAAAAGCGCACACAAGCACAATCAAGAAACTGACCCTGGCTAACCCCAAGTTCCGAATCCGACCCCGAAATCGTTCTAACTTCCGGGTCGGGTATCATGGGTCGCTGAGTTGAAAGAAGAGAAGCAAGAGTTGTGGTGAGTTGATTGGGTAGTGAAGTTCTGTACTCCAGCACCTTTTCCGCCATACGCTCCACTTCTTCCTCCAGCTTTGACACCTCATCTTCTTCCTCTTCTCGGACCTCTGATTCGTCGTCGTTTCGCGTTCGCATCGACATTTGAACTTCGAACCTTTTTCCCTCTCaattgagagagagagagagagagagagagagattaGAATTTGGGGGTTACATTCGGGAAATTTTGAGACGCAGGGGTTTAATTTCCCTTTTATGGGTCGTGGGAGGGATCGTAGAATAATCTGATATTCATGCTTTTAGTATTTGCAAAAAAACTATCTCAAGTTTAAAGGTTTAGCAAGAAGATCCCAAGGtcaaattttcttattaaaaaaaatcataaatttaacAAAGCGAGCGTCACGAGCGGCAAgatggtaaaaaaaatttacgatGTTCAGTCCCACTATTCATGGCTATAGGAAAAGGTAAACAACTACGTGTGACTatctcacggatcatattttgtgatacaaatctcttatttgaattattcatgaaaaaatattactttttatgctaagagtattacttttttattgtgaatatcggtaggattgacccttctcacagataaagatttgtgagaccgtagACTTACTCATGAATATAATACAAAATAGTTAATAAATACTAGTTACTAAGCACAAACGATGCGTGtgtgtacaaatttttttatcattatcgctGGACTAACGTGTAATTTGACAATATATGGAGTGACTAAATTGATaattgaattgttgaaataacaaaataaaaaaataaaagtgtgtgttgaaatttaaaaaaaaaacaaaaaacaaaagtgtaatattagtatcatgtAATgataaaattggaagaaaaaattggtaTCCTCCTAAGTATTTATTATCATGTGCTCaatcttaataaaatagaatagatatatataacaagtttttttttttaaaaaaaagaacacAGCTGCAGttgtatatataataaaatttaaattataaaagttaaTGCCTATTTATGTTAAaatcttggtttttcaacttGTTATTGTGAAAATTTGTAGCCTTGCGGCTAATTTTTTCTGAATAAATTGATAATTCACATTTGATACGGAAAAATAGAAGATAGATACACAATGCACACAGGGCAGCACGGAATCCATATTcctggatatatatatatacatgtataatATTGGAGAATCTGACTTGTAACTAATTCATGTTTTACAAAgttaaaccaagaaaactgGGGACTTCTTCACGAGGTAGAAGAAAATGTCTTAACCAGGTTCTCTGCCTTCCAGAGAAGAGGTAATAGATCCATTTAGAACCTGCTTATTAAGGCGGATTGTTTTTTTCGCGTGTACATGATCCTGGATTAACTCCTCGTTTCTCATAACATCCTTGATGCTTCTATGAGTCATATGGCAGAGCTCATCCAGAGCAAGCATTGGAAAGGGTTCTTCTATAAGAACACCTACCTGCGGATAATAAAGATAaacaaaaaatttgtgtgaagaGACTTCACAAATTGGCAGATTTCCATGAAGTATGCGCAGTTGATATTGGTAGTAATTTACTGTAGGTTCGATCTTCTAACATTGTACCAAAAGTTGTTGTAATGATGTACACATAGCTCAAAAGACAAAATGCCGCTTTTGCGGCATATAGATGGTCACACATGATAGGACAATCCCCTTTAGTCATTTTATCAAATAGTACAAGGAACATAGTTGATCCCAGCAACTATGAATCACGAGAAAGTATTTCGGTTATCCAAGCACGAGAAAGTAATTGGGATTAAAATTTCACCatttttttacaaataaaaGCACGTCGAGGTAAGCAACAGGAAAGAAAAATACCTCCTCGATGCAAAATAAAGAGGCGGCACTGATAAAAGTAGCAGGCACAATGATCCAGTGACAATCATCCCAAAGTATGATGGGAAGTGTAAAATGCCAGAGAACTAAAAATCTTGAGGTTAATCTTGTGTATGAGAGAGGAATTGGTATACCGACCAGCTGTTCGCAAATCTCGATGCCCTCATGAAAACAAGAAAGTTTTGTTTCCTGCAATActatttgacataaaaatcgaTTTGGGAAACAGTTAAAGATCAATTCTTTTGCTCATCCAAAATGTTGAATAAGTCCAAGTACTGCCAGCcagaaaaggaaaaaggttTTTGAGATATGTTCCAAATTACCAAACAATGGCGCTTTGAATCCTCAATATCTAGTAACTGAAGGCTTTGAGAGATAAGTTCAATGATGCACCGAGGACGATGATTTGAACCGAGAACTATGGCTAAATCATCAGTGGGAAGTAAATTTCGAAGATCTTTGTCTATATCAGATTGATAGATGATATGGCACTGCATCGAAGGAGTTTCTATATCATTAAGTTGTGTTTCTGACATAAACTTGATCAGTGAGTACAGGAATCAGAGCAAATATAGAAACTAAAAAATAGGAGGATTGAGTATCTAAGAAAGTTTTAGGTTCAGCCATTGTGCGATAATTTTCCAACGGGACTCAAACTACCTTGCTAGTTCAAAACGCTTTAATCATATTCGACAATGATAAAAAAAGGTCCTAGAATTTCAACAGATTGATTATTCACAAAACGATAAACTCGGAGCTCATTATTGAAGTCCCAAACACGGACAAAAAAGCCTGAactttcttcacaaacaattgtGACACCGCAACCAACCATACAGAAGAGGCACGCTGAACATACTCGACAGACAAATCTACAGAGCAGTAGGATTTCCACTTAATAATATGCAACACTACAAGTTCTAaccattaaataaatttatgggCATATCCAGACCAATGACAAATATTCAAGCAGTCATAGAGCTTCTAaccagagatgagagatggaaaGTAAACTTAAAGATATATTTTGCTAAATTAAAAGGACAGAAGCAAGAAAGAAATTTCAAACCTTAAGAGCAACTGGGAATGCCATAATATAATGTAAAATTGCCTTTTTTAACAGCACATCACTCGGGCTCGACACACTTGCAATCACTTGCCTAGCAAGGTCATTTGTCCCCGCAATAACCTTAGTCCAAGCCTTCTTCCCTTCTTCATACCTCGAATACGAGGCTTCGGTTCTGAAAACCAGTAGCAGAGCCAGAGCCGGGGCTGTCAACTGATAAGGCAAAGAAGGGGCCCTCAAAATGGGGAAAAATTCCGGCAGCCATCCCATATAAACAGCAGTATTATAGCTAGCTATAATAACCGCAAACGATGTAAACACAATAACCGGCGGTACCAATGACAAGATCACCCGCGAACTTAAGCTCGACAAGAAATGCCTCACGTGTCTTGAAGAGCTTCTGTGCTGAACCCATTTTTCATGGTCATACAAGGATCTTTTCTGCACCATACCTCGCTCTTTTATCATATCAGCCCAATCGGGTATAGCTTTAAGAATCGAGAAAAGGGTTGAATGTTGATCTGAAGAAGAGTTTGAGTTTCCTGAGGGTTGTGATGAACAGAGAAATTGCAAGGAAATTCTACGTGGTTTCTTGGAGTGGATCGGAAATGAGGGGTCGTGACATTTGAGGAGGATTATGGGGTTAAAATGGGTAGAACAAGAAGGTGAAACATGGTTTCGAGTAGGGTT encodes:
- the LOC142546796 gene encoding uncharacterized protein LOC142546796 yields the protein MSMRTRNDDESEVREEEEDEVSKLEEEVERMAEKVLEYRTSLPNQLTTTLASLLSTQRPMIPDPEVRTISGSDSELGVSQGVARPVESGSMALLVREDQEEEEKIQLLKQKISTNASKMQIVVQRMKEYMARIDKLESSNDVIHPAFKRKRNS
- the LOC142546797 gene encoding voltage-dependent chloride channel 1, chloroplastic-like isoform X1, which codes for MRNPTRNHVSPSCSTHFNPIILLKCHDPSFPIHSKKPRRISLQFLCSSQPSGNSNSSSDQHSTLFSILKAIPDWADMIKERGMVQKRSLYDHEKWVQHRSSSRHVRHFLSSLSSRVILSLVPPVIVFTSFAVIIASYNTAVYMGWLPEFFPILRAPSLPYQLTAPALALLLVFRTEASYSRYEEGKKAWTKVIAGTNDLARQVIASVSSPSDVLLKKAILHYIMAFPVALKCHIIYQSDIDKDLRNLLPTDDLAIVLGSNHRPRCIIELISQSLQLLDIEDSKRHCLETKLSCFHEGIEICEQLVGIPIPLSYTRLTSRFLVLWHFTLPIILWDDCHWIIVPATFISAASLFCIEEVGVLIEEPFPMLALDELCHMTHRSIKDVMRNEELIQDHVHAKKTIRLNKQVLNGSITSSLEGREPG
- the LOC142546797 gene encoding voltage-dependent chloride channel 1, chloroplastic-like isoform X2 — encoded protein: MRNPTRNHVSPSCSTHFNPIILLKCHDPSFPIHSKKPRRISLQFLCSSQPSGNSNSSSDQHSTLFSILKAIPDWADMIKERGMVQKRSLYDHEKWVQHRSSSRHVRHFLSSLSSRVILSLVPPVIVFTSFAVIIASYNTAVYMGWLPEFFPILRAPSLPYQLTAPALALLLVFRTEASYSRYEEGKKAWTKVIAGTNDLARQVIASVSSPSDVLLKKAILHYIMAFPVALKETKLSCFHEGIEICEQLVGIPIPLSYTRLTSRFLVLWHFTLPIILWDDCHWIIVPATFISAASLFCIEEVGVLIEEPFPMLALDELCHMTHRSIKDVMRNEELIQDHVHAKKTIRLNKQVLNGSITSSLEGREPG